A single Nicotiana tabacum cultivar K326 chromosome 5, ASM71507v2, whole genome shotgun sequence DNA region contains:
- the LOC107819161 gene encoding uncharacterized protein LOC107819161 — protein MAMKAQALVDHLAENPVNDENQPLSTCFLDDEVNSFEVTSKDTNAWKMLFGGAVNAKAIARLRFFCTNNTAEHEACIMGMNMAIDQGVEELIITGDSDLIIRQAQGEWETRDVKFIPYMQYVEDLIKRFKSVEFRYIPHFHDELADALATLTSMLPYLGNVHIDPLEIQIRERHGYCNVVEVKPNVQPWYHDIRRFLKTKEYLEQANGNQKRTIRRLASDFFLSGEVLYKRTPDLNLLRCVDAQEAGRIMHKVHAGVCGPHMNGYVLEKKIL, from the exons TGAGTACTTGCTTTCTAGACGATGAAGTAAATTCATTTGAGGTAACATCAaaagacaccaatgcttggaaaatgttgtTCGGTGGAGCTGTGaatgcaaaag CCATAGCCCGGCTTCGATTTTTTTGCACAAACAACACTGCCGAgcatgaagcctgcattatgggtatgaatatgGCAATCGACCAAGGTGTGGAGGAATTAATAATCACGGGAGACTCAgatctgattatccgacaagctcagggtgaatgggaaactcgggatgttaAGTTTATTCCATACATGCAATATGTGGAAGATCTTATCAAGCGGTTCAAGTcagtcgagttcaggtacattcctcatTTTCATGATGAGTTAGCTGATGCACTCGCTACTTTGACCTCAATGTTGCCATATCTAGGAAATGTGCACATTGACCcgttggaaatccaaatccgagaaaggCATGGTTACTGCAATGTGGTTGAGGTGAAACCAAATGttcaaccatggtatcatgatatcaggagATTTCTGAAAACAAAAGAGTATCTCGAGCAAGCCaatggaaaccaaaagagaaccattagaaggcttgcCAGCGATTTCTTCTTGAGCGGGGaagtcttgtacaaaaggactccagatctcaacttgttaagatgtgtggATGCCCAAGAGGCCGGGAGAATCATGCAtaaagtacacgcaggagtgtgtggACCTCATATGAATGGATATGTCCTGGAAAAGAAAATCCTTTGA